From the Lathyrus oleraceus cultivar Zhongwan6 chromosome 4, CAAS_Psat_ZW6_1.0, whole genome shotgun sequence genome, one window contains:
- the LOC127073176 gene encoding zingipain-2, which translates to MKHLITVCIIIFWVCAYPTMSQKLHEAHQQWMMKYERTYTNSSEMEKRFQIFKNNLEHIEKHNNAGNKSYKLGLNPYSDLTSQEFIASYTGLKISSQISSSKMESIPILFNSNDDVPTNFDWRQQGVVTNVKNQNSCGCCWAFTAVAAVEGIVKIKTGDLISLSEQQLVDCDKQSHGCKGGTIDSAFESIVNDQGILRETDYPYKGVDTQTCQLNGQIQAGAQINSYATVTPNDEQQLLQAVAQQPVSAAISVGDEFKKYMHGVYSGSCGTDLNHAVTIVGYGISEEGIKYWLVKNSWGENWGENGYMRVLRESDETGGQCGIAMHAYYPIIY; encoded by the exons ATGAAACATCTTATTACTGTTTGTATCATAATCTTTTGGGTATGTGCATACCCAACCATGTCTCAAAAGCTGCATGAAGCACATCAACAATGGATGATGAAATATGAACGCACATACACAAACAGTTCTGAGATGGAGAAACGTTTTCAGATATTTAAGAATAATTTAGAACACATAGAGAAACATAACAATGCTGGTAACAAGAGTTATAAACTTGGCTTAAATCCATATTCCGATTTAACTAGCCAAGAGTTTATTGCTTCATACACTGGACTCAAAATATCAAGTCAAATTTCTTCTTCCAAAATGGAGTCAATTCCAATACTCTTCAACTCAAACGATGATGTTCCAACCAACTTTGATTGGAGACAGCAAGGAGTGGTCACAAATGTTAAGAATCAAAACAGTTGTG GATGTTGTTGGGCTTTTACAGCTGTGGCAGCTGTAGAAGGTATTGTTAAAATCAAAACAGGTGATTTGATTTCATTGTCAGAGCAACAACTGGTTGATTGTGATAAGCAAAGCCACGGGTGTAAAGGTGGTACTATTGACTCCGCATTTGAATCTATAGTAAACGATCAAGGTATTCTTAGAGAAACTGATTATCCATACAAAGGAGTTGATACTCAAACTTGCCAACTAAATGGTCAAATACAAGCCGGAGCTCAAATAAATAGTTATGCAACCGTAACTCCCAATGATGAACAACAACTACTACAAGCTGTGGCGCAACAGCCAGTATCAGCTGCAATCTCTGTAGGTGATGAATTTAAGAAATACATGCACGGGGTTTATTCAGGATCATGTGGAACCGATTTGAACCATGCAGTTACAATAGTTGGTTATGGAATAAGTGAAGAAGGGATCAAGTATTGGTTGGTTAAGAACTCTTGGGGTGAAAACTGGGGTGAGAATGGTTACATGAGGGTGCTCAGAGAAAGTGATGAAACTGGAGGTCAATGTGGCATTGCTATGCATGCTTATTACCCAATTATATACTAG
- the LOC127135954 gene encoding uncharacterized mitochondrial protein AtMg00860-like, producing MRIVLPVLQEKQLFAKLSKCEFWMNEVRFLRYVISKGGVSVDPSKVEAVINWKRPKNASEVRSFLGLAGYYRRFIKGFSQLALPMTRFSLKEIYFKWDSKCEQSFMSLKEKLTTALVLIIPDPSKSYEVWQHYLYGVRFEMFNDHKSLKYLSDQKELNMRQRRWMEYLKDFDFECKYHPGKANKVADALSQKEMHKVELMMLEYAWLEKF from the exons ATGAGGATTGTTTTGCCAGTACTGCAAGAGAAGCAACTTTTTGCCAAGTTAAgtaagtgtgaattttggatgAATGAAGTGAGGTTTCTTCGTTATGTCATATCAAAAGGAGGAGTATCAGTAGATCCATCTAAAGTCGAAGCAGTTATCAATTGGAAAAGACCAAAGAATGCTTCTGAAGTCAGAAGTTTCTTAGGTTTGGCAGGTTACTATCGAAGATTTATTAAAGGGTTTTCTCAATTAGCTTTACCAATGACTAGATTTAGCCTAAAGGAAATTTATTTTAAATGGGATTCGAAGTGTGAGCAGAGTTTCATGAGTTTGAAGGAAAAACTAACAACTGCTCTTGTGTTAATCATCCCTGATCCTAGTAAGTCTTATGAA GTGTGGCAACATTACTTGTATGGAGTACGTTTTGAGATGTTTAATGACcataagagtttgaaatacttatCTGACCAGAAAGAGTTGAacatgagacagaggagatggatGGAGTATTTGAAAGACTTTGATTTTGAGTGTAAGTATCACCCAGGGAAAGCGAATAAGGTTGCAGATGCATTAAGTCAGAAAGAGATGCATAAAGTTGAGTTAATGATGTTAGAATACGCATGGTTGGAAAAGTTCTGA